The following proteins are encoded in a genomic region of Flammeovirga pectinis:
- a CDS encoding chemotaxis protein CheA → MKEEELRQIFLAEAQDGFEELNRLFTQLEKNHGDREATEAIFRIIHTLKGNAAAMGFDDVASIGHLLEDIFSEIRKGKILLTAMVFDDLFKAIDKLGEMIEGIKEDKKVSYKGLRAKLKVILRNLKGEIEFQATQGGESSEDKDKALENEVKEELTESQKEILASEQPVPLGVNLADEFADEEEKKSKITFSDFVQVPVSKLDDLLNLVGELAIEKDRIIAQGASFGATNEYTRLYRITSDLQYSVMGVRLVQVGALFHKFHRIIRDVATIEGKKVNLELEGTEIEIDRNVLQIISDSMIHLVRNAVSHGIESPEERRKKGKPEAGKILLRASSDKEYVIIEIIDDGNGVDATKIRKKVLEKGLATPDTLSALSDDDVVKFIFEPGFSSVENVTAVSGRGVGMDVVKRAVDAVGGKINTYTELGKGTTFSLSLPSSMAVKSALLFVVKDTEYAIPLSFTEAVISVKRSAIHKVGGGLVTTHLDDTITVMFLRDLFDCTDYDELQDAQLLHRSFDQIQDEETKINIVVVSVDNRMIGFVVDRLLQQKEIIEKPLGKPVENARFISGATILGNGNVCLVLDANDISEFLFKPAFVAV, encoded by the coding sequence ATGAAAGAAGAAGAACTAAGACAGATATTTTTAGCAGAAGCGCAGGATGGTTTTGAAGAACTCAATCGCCTATTTACTCAATTAGAAAAAAATCACGGAGATAGAGAAGCAACTGAGGCCATTTTTCGAATTATTCATACTCTGAAAGGAAATGCAGCAGCAATGGGATTCGATGATGTTGCGTCTATAGGACATCTCTTAGAAGATATTTTCAGTGAAATTCGTAAAGGAAAGATTCTTCTAACTGCAATGGTCTTTGACGACCTCTTTAAAGCAATTGATAAGCTTGGAGAGATGATTGAAGGCATTAAAGAAGATAAAAAAGTATCGTATAAAGGACTAAGAGCTAAACTAAAAGTAATTCTTAGAAATTTAAAAGGTGAAATTGAGTTTCAGGCTACACAAGGAGGGGAGTCTTCAGAAGATAAAGATAAAGCATTAGAAAATGAAGTGAAGGAAGAGTTGACTGAAAGTCAGAAGGAAATCTTAGCTTCGGAACAACCTGTACCACTTGGTGTAAATTTAGCAGATGAATTTGCAGATGAGGAGGAAAAGAAATCAAAAATCACTTTCTCTGATTTTGTTCAAGTTCCTGTAAGTAAGTTAGATGATCTTCTAAATTTAGTAGGAGAACTTGCTATAGAAAAAGATAGAATTATAGCTCAAGGAGCAAGTTTTGGAGCAACAAATGAATATACTCGTTTATACAGAATAACATCAGATTTACAGTATTCTGTAATGGGTGTACGTTTGGTACAAGTTGGAGCGTTATTTCATAAATTTCACCGAATAATACGTGATGTAGCTACAATTGAAGGTAAAAAGGTAAACCTTGAACTAGAAGGTACTGAAATTGAAATAGACAGAAATGTATTACAAATTATAAGTGATTCAATGATTCACTTAGTTAGAAATGCAGTAAGTCATGGAATTGAAAGTCCTGAAGAAAGAAGAAAAAAAGGAAAGCCAGAAGCAGGAAAAATATTACTTCGAGCATCTTCTGATAAGGAATATGTTATCATAGAAATTATAGATGATGGTAACGGTGTAGATGCAACTAAAATCCGTAAGAAAGTCTTAGAAAAAGGCCTTGCAACTCCAGATACTCTTTCTGCATTGTCTGATGATGATGTAGTTAAATTTATTTTCGAACCTGGTTTTTCTAGTGTAGAAAATGTAACTGCTGTAAGTGGTAGAGGGGTAGGAATGGATGTTGTGAAAAGAGCTGTAGATGCTGTTGGAGGTAAAATAAACACATATACCGAACTAGGTAAAGGAACTACTTTTAGTTTAAGTTTGCCTTCTTCAATGGCTGTTAAATCAGCGTTGTTATTTGTAGTTAAAGATACTGAGTATGCAATTCCATTATCATTTACAGAAGCAGTGATTTCTGTAAAAAGATCAGCAATTCATAAAGTAGGAGGTGGATTAGTAACAACTCATTTAGACGATACAATAACTGTAATGTTTTTAAGAGATTTGTTCGATTGTACCGATTACGATGAATTACAAGATGCTCAGCTGTTACATAGGTCTTTTGATCAGATTCAAGATGAAGAAACTAAAATAAATATTGTTGTAGTTTCTGTGGATAACAGAATGATTGGTTTTGTAGTAGATAGGTTACTACAGCAAAAAGAAATTATTGAAAAGCCATTAGGAAAACCTGTAGAAAATGCACGTTTTATTAGTGGAGCGACTATTTTAGGAAATGGAAATGTTTGTCTTGTATTAGATGCAAATGACATTTCAGAATTTCTATTCAAACCTGCATTTGTTGCTGTTTAA
- a CDS encoding chemotaxis protein CheC has protein sequence MIQSQFTVENAYLINDITNIALGNVANSLSTVLKDEIIVRNVLEVKDLNNQLLRKDYDGNVFVLTTNIIGDMKAETMLIIHNEDEQGIIEKILPRTEWGKKQMREAMLLELDNILIAAFVTKFANLFNTSIYGHVPGIKEMTKEDFNGYIKEREESMNVSYALKAELGAFKSRVNMELICMFDETLVPFVNNFDMEKAFVGHQEEGNKENKEDKKGFFKNIFG, from the coding sequence ATGATTCAATCCCAATTTACAGTAGAGAACGCTTACCTAATTAATGATATCACTAACATTGCATTAGGCAATGTGGCAAATTCTCTTTCAACAGTATTGAAAGACGAAATTATTGTTAGAAATGTTTTAGAGGTAAAAGACTTAAATAATCAATTGCTCAGAAAAGACTACGATGGTAATGTATTTGTATTAACAACAAATATTATCGGTGATATGAAAGCTGAAACAATGCTGATTATTCATAATGAAGATGAACAAGGGATTATAGAGAAGATTTTACCTCGGACAGAGTGGGGAAAAAAACAAATGAGAGAGGCAATGCTTCTCGAATTAGATAATATATTAATTGCTGCTTTTGTAACTAAGTTTGCCAACCTTTTTAATACTTCAATTTATGGTCATGTTCCAGGAATAAAGGAAATGACAAAAGAAGATTTTAATGGATACATTAAAGAAAGGGAAGAAAGTATGAATGTGTCTTATGCTTTAAAAGCTGAATTAGGAGCCTTTAAATCTAGAGTTAATATGGAACTAATCTGTATGTTTGATGAAACATTAGTGCCCTTTGTCAATAACTTTGATATGGAAAAAGCATTTGTTGGACATCAAGAAGAAGGTAATAAAGAAAACAAGGAAGATAAAAAAGGGTTCTTCAAGAATATCTTTGGCTAA
- a CDS encoding condensin complex protein MksE, whose amino-acid sequence MNIDHTSTRRVFELLSRGQFLSANAIKSEIRKLYDEVDEFFTGFESMYAPLGFHLKKGNNYYYFSREGGKQTIEEKIERFYRYIDRLAFFATFAPGFGEGLRFFIKDIVHKCNVETDLNEQLSRLASDKNISTHDKVRDLVDEMRRHGFMDCEDEENEGFIVLSSYNYLKDIVDLIDIDPNNE is encoded by the coding sequence ATGAATATTGACCATACAAGTACAAGAAGAGTATTCGAACTGCTTAGCCGTGGACAGTTTTTAAGTGCTAATGCTATCAAATCAGAAATTAGAAAACTCTACGATGAAGTAGATGAGTTTTTTACAGGATTTGAAAGTATGTATGCACCGTTAGGCTTCCATCTAAAAAAAGGAAATAACTATTATTACTTTTCTAGAGAAGGGGGGAAACAAACAATTGAAGAAAAAATTGAACGTTTTTACCGTTACATAGATCGTTTAGCTTTCTTTGCCACATTTGCCCCAGGATTTGGCGAAGGATTGCGCTTTTTTATAAAAGATATTGTACATAAATGTAATGTAGAGACAGATTTAAATGAGCAGTTGTCAAGGCTAGCATCAGATAAAAATATTTCTACACACGATAAAGTACGTGATTTAGTAGACGAAATGAGACGTCATGGTTTTATGGATTGTGAAGACGAAGAAAATGAAGGATTCATTGTATTATCGTCTTATAACTACTTAAAAGATATTGTTGATTTAATAGATATTGATCCGAACAACGAATGA
- the lnt gene encoding apolipoprotein N-acyltransferase: protein MRKFLYDFIVANSEKKWYPWVLALLSGVLLGVSWHGLFPLVFIGFVPLLEIERVIAKSDTRFKGWRVYGFAFLALFTFNTIGYWWLWYASSWTTFSAWGANAALMALPFLAFHHTRRISNGKYFHLDFVCWWIAFEYLHLYWDFSWPWLNLGNVLSFTPSLAQWYEYTGTFGGTLWILLLNIYFFSFMVSGRKIVSIFFLATLPVCISLFMYYNYEEVGTPTEVMVVQPNIDCYSEKFKFNARTGEQNIQTYMTPEEQVKRMIALSKKTITPSTKFIFWPETSISKSIDEKYPDRNSEVSKARKFMQKYPYATLISGADTYKIYGDSALSTTARSSKNIGYYDVFNTALRVHNNDPITFYNKSQLVIGVEAIPFPVILKPIILNFGGSSGGLGRQEERAIFYNDTVAVAPIICYESVYGEYVTDYVKKGADFLTVITNDGWWNDSPGHTQHLAFSSLRAIETRKSVARSANTGISCFINQRGDILQPIAYGTMGAEVGNVYINKEKTFYTLYGDYIARVAAVLAFTMLAVGITRKKALQI from the coding sequence ATGAGAAAATTTTTATATGATTTTATTGTCGCCAATAGTGAAAAGAAATGGTACCCTTGGGTCTTAGCATTATTAAGCGGAGTGCTATTAGGAGTATCTTGGCATGGTCTGTTTCCTTTGGTTTTTATAGGGTTTGTTCCTCTATTAGAAATTGAAAGAGTAATAGCAAAGAGTGATACCCGTTTTAAAGGATGGAGAGTTTATGGTTTTGCTTTTCTAGCTCTTTTTACTTTTAATACAATTGGTTATTGGTGGTTATGGTATGCCTCTTCTTGGACTACTTTTAGTGCTTGGGGAGCAAATGCTGCTTTAATGGCTTTACCATTTCTTGCTTTCCATCACACAAGAAGAATTTCTAACGGTAAGTATTTTCATCTAGATTTTGTCTGCTGGTGGATTGCCTTTGAATATTTACATTTGTATTGGGATTTTTCTTGGCCTTGGTTAAACCTAGGTAATGTATTGAGTTTTACTCCTTCATTAGCTCAATGGTATGAATATACTGGTACATTTGGAGGTACTTTATGGATATTATTATTAAATATCTATTTCTTTAGTTTTATGGTTAGTGGTAGGAAAATAGTTTCTATATTTTTCTTAGCTACTCTACCTGTATGCATATCTCTGTTTATGTATTACAATTATGAAGAAGTAGGTACTCCAACAGAAGTTATGGTTGTACAGCCAAATATTGATTGCTACTCTGAAAAGTTTAAGTTTAATGCTAGAACTGGTGAGCAAAATATACAGACTTATATGACACCAGAGGAACAGGTTAAAAGAATGATTGCACTTTCTAAAAAAACAATCACTCCTTCTACCAAATTTATATTCTGGCCAGAAACATCAATTAGTAAAAGTATTGATGAAAAATATCCTGATAGAAATAGTGAAGTTTCTAAAGCTAGGAAATTCATGCAAAAATATCCGTATGCAACATTAATTTCTGGAGCTGACACTTACAAAATATATGGCGATTCTGCTTTATCTACAACTGCTAGGAGTTCTAAAAACATTGGATACTACGATGTTTTTAATACTGCATTGAGGGTACATAACAACGATCCTATTACCTTTTACAATAAATCTCAATTAGTAATTGGTGTAGAAGCTATTCCTTTTCCTGTAATCTTGAAACCAATAATTTTAAACTTTGGTGGTAGTTCTGGAGGTTTAGGTAGACAAGAAGAAAGAGCTATTTTTTATAATGATACAGTTGCAGTAGCTCCAATTATTTGTTACGAATCTGTGTACGGAGAATATGTAACTGATTATGTAAAAAAAGGTGCTGATTTCTTAACTGTAATTACCAATGATGGTTGGTGGAATGATAGTCCTGGACATACACAACATTTAGCTTTTTCATCACTCAGAGCAATTGAAACACGAAAAAGTGTGGCTCGTTCTGCAAATACAGGTATTTCTTGTTTTATTAATCAAAGAGGTGATATTCTTCAACCTATTGCTTATGGAACAATGGGTGCTGAAGTTGGAAATGTATATATCAATAAAGAAAAAACATTTTATACTTTATACGGTGACTATATTGCTCGTGTAGCAGCAGTACTTGCTTTCACTATGCTTGCTGTGGGTATTACTCGTAAAAAAGCGTTACAAATCTAA
- a CDS encoding AAA family ATPase encodes MHDKIHEVISEVGKVVVGQDYMVNRLLIGLFTNGHVLLEGVPGLAKTLTVNTLSNVLALDFQRIQFTPDLLPSDLVGTMIYNQREGKFEVKKGPVFSNLVLADEVNRSPAKVQAALLEAMQEKQVTIGETTFKLDRPFLVLATQNPVEQEGTYPLPEAQVDRFMLKVYIQYPKKEDELEVMRRMSNQGFDDKVRPILSKEDIFAIRDAIDAVKVNDSLEKYIIDLVFATRFPKDYGLDEEAQYIQFGVSPRASINLHRAAKAIAFFEGRDYVLPEDIKEIAYDVFNHRIILNYEAEADEITTREIIEAILNKVKISK; translated from the coding sequence CTGCATGATAAAATTCATGAAGTAATTTCAGAAGTAGGTAAGGTAGTCGTTGGACAAGACTACATGGTAAATAGATTATTAATTGGACTTTTTACAAATGGTCACGTTCTTTTAGAAGGTGTACCTGGTTTGGCAAAAACACTAACAGTAAATACATTATCTAATGTGTTAGCTTTAGATTTCCAACGTATTCAATTTACTCCAGATTTACTTCCATCGGATTTAGTAGGTACAATGATCTACAATCAGCGTGAAGGTAAATTTGAAGTTAAAAAAGGACCTGTTTTCTCTAACCTAGTGTTAGCGGATGAGGTTAACCGTTCTCCAGCTAAAGTACAAGCTGCTTTACTAGAGGCCATGCAAGAGAAACAAGTAACTATTGGCGAAACTACTTTTAAATTAGATAGACCGTTCTTAGTACTTGCAACGCAAAACCCAGTAGAACAAGAAGGTACTTACCCTCTACCAGAAGCACAGGTTGACCGTTTTATGTTAAAGGTTTACATCCAATATCCTAAGAAAGAGGATGAACTGGAAGTCATGCGCCGCATGTCTAACCAAGGTTTTGATGATAAGGTTCGTCCTATTCTTTCTAAAGAAGATATCTTTGCTATTCGCGATGCTATTGACGCTGTGAAAGTGAACGATTCTTTAGAAAAATATATCATTGACTTGGTGTTTGCCACTCGTTTTCCTAAAGATTACGGTTTAGACGAAGAAGCTCAATATATACAATTTGGTGTTTCTCCTCGTGCGAGTATCAATTTACATAGAGCTGCAAAGGCAATTGCATTCTTTGAAGGTAGAGATTATGTTTTACCAGAAGATATTAAGGAAATTGCTTATGACGTATTTAATCACCGTATTATATTAAATTATGAAGCGGAAGCAGATGAAATCACTACTCGTGAAATTATTGAAGCAATATTGAATAAAGTGAAGATTAGTAAGTAA
- a CDS encoding methylated-DNA--[protein]-cysteine S-methyltransferase: protein METTFRDYIETPLGLMLVEASPRGVSKIRFLEEDEEILNDLPNPHTIDAIEWLDNYFQGNSKLGFSFAIDIKGTTFQKTVWKELCKVRYGTVASYLDISERIGNPKAIRAVGAANGQNPIALAIPCHRVIGSDGSLTGYAGGIGRKKWLLQHEGYIKYGHEQLSMF, encoded by the coding sequence ATGGAAACAACTTTTAGAGACTATATAGAAACACCTCTAGGTTTAATGCTTGTAGAAGCATCGCCTAGAGGTGTTTCAAAAATTCGTTTTTTAGAAGAGGACGAAGAAATTTTAAATGATCTTCCTAATCCTCATACTATAGATGCTATTGAGTGGTTAGATAACTACTTTCAAGGAAATAGTAAATTAGGATTCTCTTTTGCTATTGATATAAAAGGCACAACCTTTCAGAAAACGGTTTGGAAAGAACTCTGTAAAGTAAGGTACGGTACAGTAGCTTCATATTTAGATATTTCTGAACGCATTGGAAATCCAAAAGCAATAAGAGCTGTTGGTGCTGCAAATGGGCAAAACCCTATAGCACTTGCAATCCCCTGCCACAGAGTGATTGGTAGTGATGGTTCTCTAACTGGTTATGCAGGAGGAATTGGTAGAAAGAAATGGCTACTTCAGCACGAAGGATATATTAAATATGGACATGAACAATTGAGCATGTTTTAG
- the rsmI gene encoding 16S rRNA (cytidine(1402)-2'-O)-methyltransferase produces the protein MEETSLYIVPTPIGNLEDITARALRILKEVDTILAEDTRNTGKLLKHFEIKSNLQSHHAFNEHKTVEGLLNRLQKGEKIALVSDAGTPVISDPGYILVRACGEAGIKVETLPGATAFVPALVNSGLPSDRFIFEGFLPHKKGRQTKIQELAEEQRTIVFYESPHRLVKFLEQLAEAWETDRRASVSREISKFHEETQRGTLEELAAYYTEKPPKGEIVVVVEGKKIEKKPKGNKYKYKDQDQ, from the coding sequence ATGGAAGAGACATCATTATATATAGTACCAACTCCGATTGGTAACCTAGAAGATATTACAGCGCGTGCTTTAAGAATACTTAAAGAAGTAGATACTATTTTAGCAGAAGACACTCGTAATACGGGAAAATTATTAAAACATTTTGAGATTAAAAGTAACCTTCAAAGTCATCATGCATTTAATGAACATAAGACAGTTGAAGGCTTATTAAATAGATTACAAAAAGGAGAAAAGATCGCTTTAGTATCTGATGCAGGTACTCCTGTTATCTCTGACCCTGGATATATATTGGTTCGTGCTTGTGGAGAAGCAGGTATTAAAGTAGAAACTTTACCAGGAGCTACCGCTTTTGTTCCTGCTCTTGTAAACTCTGGCTTACCTTCCGACCGTTTTATCTTTGAAGGTTTTCTTCCTCATAAAAAAGGAAGGCAAACAAAAATTCAAGAATTGGCAGAAGAACAACGTACAATTGTCTTTTATGAATCGCCACATCGTTTGGTTAAGTTTTTAGAGCAACTTGCAGAAGCTTGGGAAACTGACCGTAGAGCCAGCGTATCTAGAGAAATTTCTAAATTTCATGAAGAAACACAACGGGGTACTTTAGAAGAATTAGCAGCATATTATACAGAAAAACCTCCTAAAGGTGAAATTGTTGTTGTTGTTGAAGGAAAAAAAATTGAGAAAAAGCCTAAAGGCAACAAATATAAATACAAAGATCAAGATCAGTAA